In Brachybacterium saurashtrense, the genomic stretch CGGCGGGGACAGCGAAGCTCTCCGCCCGCGCCTCGACCTCCCGGGCATGCTCGACGGCACGGTACTGAGGAAGCTGCTCGACGACGGCGATGAGACCCTGCGCGGCGGTCGCGACGACGAGGCCGATCATGAGCGCGCCGATGATGCGGGTCTGCACGGCGGGCTGCGCCTGCAGACGGCGCGCCGCGATCGTGGCCGACGGCGGCTCCCGCCGCACGAGCGTCCAGGACAGCGCGCGGACCAGCAGCGGGGTCAGCAGCACGGTGCCGAGCGCGGCGAGAGCGGCACCGCCCAGGAACGCGGGGATCACCGCTCCGTTGCCGAGCTGCTCCTGGCGTGCCACGAGCAGCAGCGCGATCCCGGCGAGCAGAGGCAGCACGCGGAGCGGGGACGGCGAGGCGTCGACGCCGGTCCGGGCTCGAACACGGTGGGCGCGGGCACGCAGGAGTCCGGGACCGAGCGCGCCGAGCTCGATCATCATCGGCACGGCGAGTCCCGCCGCGAGCAGGAACGCCGACCCCGCCTGCGAGACCCCATCGGCTCCCGGCAGGCGGGAGAGCGCCGGCCCCAGCACCGCCGCGAGGAGCATGCCCGCCGCCCATCCGCCCAGCGCCCAAGGGGCGGTCTCGCCGAGACCGACGAGGGCGAGGGAGCGTCGGCTCATCCCGAGCAGGCGCAGCCGTTCGAGCCGGCGCGCCCGCAGCGCCGCCGACATCCGACCGGCCGCGAAGGCGGTGACCAGGACGGGCAGCACCACCGCCAGCAGGACGCCGCCGGTCAGTGCCCGGGAGTAGACCAGGGACTCCCCGCCGAGCATGACGGACGCGTCGGAGGTGTCAGCCGTCGCGAGGACCAGGCGGCCGAGCGCGAGGACGGCGAGGGTGCCCGCCGCGGCGACGAGCGCCATGATCGCCGAGCGGAGGCGCCCGTGACCGGTGGCCCGGGTGGCGAGCTGCCAGCCGAGCTGGAGTGCTGTGCCCATTTCAGCCCGCCACCCGTCCATCGCGCATCGTGACGAGCCGGTCGAGATGTGCGGCGACGCGGTGGTCGTGGGTGACCACGACGACCGTCTGCCCGAGCTCCCGGACGGTCTCGGTGAACGCCTCCATGACGGCGTCCGCGGCGGCGGTGTCGAGGGAGCCGGTGGGCTCGTCGGCCAGGACGAGCGGCGGGCGTGGTGCGAGGGCGCGGGCGACGGCGGCACGCTGGGCCTGGCCGCCGGAGACCTCGCCCGCGCGCCGATGGGCGACATCGGCGATCCCGAGCCGTTCGGCCACCTCGTGCGCGAGGGTCCCACTCTCGGCCCGGCTCCGACCCTGCAGACGCAGGGGCAGGGCGATGTTCTCGTGGAGGGTGAGCTCCTCGATGAGGTCACCGAACTGGAAGACCATGCCGATGCGCTCCAGACGGAGGCGTTCGCGGCGGCGCTCGGTGAGCGCGGCGAGGTCCTCGCCGAGCACCTCCACGGTGCCGGCGTCGGCCCGGAGCACCCCGGCGAGGATGTGGAGCAGCGTGGACTTGCCGCAGCCGGAGGGGCCCATGATCGCCGCACGCTCCCCGGGTGTGAGGGTGAGATCGACGCCGCGCAGCGCCGGTTCCGCGCCATAGGCGAAGGCGACCTCGTGCAGCGCGGCGACGGGGCCGGACCCGCTCTCCCGCGGAGCGCCGGTCGGGGCGGTCGCGCTGTGTGCGGCGCTCATGCCGTGCCTCCCGCTCCGCGGGTGAGTCGTTCCCGCATCGCGGCGAGTCGCTCGCCGGCGTCGAGGATCCAGCGCAGGTCGGCATCGAGGTGGGCGAGCTCGTAGTCGAGGGCGAGCATCAGTGCGGGGTCCGCGTCGCGCCGGCGCGCGGTGAGGGAGCGCATGCGCTCCATGTGGCTGGTGCGCTGCCGATCGAGGACGTCGTGGGCGTCGCGGCCGGAGAGCAGCGCGACCGAGACGCGCGCGAAGAGGGTGGAGCTGGAGAACGCGCCGGCCTCCTGGGGGGTGAACAGCCAGTCGTCGAGGACGTGCACGCCGTCGGCAGTGATGCGGTAGAGCTTCCGCTCGGGCCCGCTGCCGGACTCGACGGTGGTCTGCTCAGCCCAGCCCTGCCGCTCGAAGCGGGAGAGGCTCGCGTAGACCTGGCCGAAGGCGAGGGGCTTGCCCGGGGAGAGCAGCGTGTCGTAGTCGTGCTTGAGGGTGTAGCCGTGCGCCGGAGCCCGGTCGAGGAGGCCCAGCAGGGCGTGCGAGGTGCTCATGGACCACACTATAAACATTGTGTATACGCACCGTGAGTGGTGCGACGCGATCCGCCCCGCCGCCCGTGACCGACAGGCGGGCGGCTAGCTTGCATCCATTGATGCATGCATTACTCTGTGGCGCATGCCCGCTCCCACCCTCCCCTGGCTCGATTCCCTCGAGAACCGCCCGATCGCCACGCAGATCGCCGCCGCGACCGCGCACCGCATCACCACCGGCACGATCGAGCCGGGCGAGCTGCTGCGCGAGGTGGAGGTCGCCGCCCGGCACGGTGCGAGCCGCACCCCCGCCCGCGAGGCGATGCTGCAGCTGGAGACCTGGGGCCTGGTGCGCCTGATCCCGAAGAAGGGCGCGCTGGTCACCACGCCCACGGCGCGCGAGCGCGAGGAGCTGCTCTCGGTGCGCGCGATGCTCGAGGGGCACGCGGTGGCCCGGATCGTGCCCGACGAGTCCCGGCGCGAGGGGCTGCTCCAGGCTCTCGCCCCGGTGCTCGAGGCGCAGCGGACCACCGTGGAGCGGCCGGAGGAGTTCGCCGTCCACGACTACGCCTTCCACCTCACCCTCGCCTCCCACGAGGGGAACCGGGTGGTCGAGGAGGTGCTGCGCTCCCTGGGCCCGCGCCTGTTCCGCCTCACCCATCTCGCGGTGCTCTCCCCCGCCGCGCACCTTCCCGACCTGCACCGCGAGCACGTCGAGCTCACCGACACCGTGCGCCACGGGGATGTGACCGGGTTCCGCGCGATGATCGAGGAGCACCTGCGCACCGGTCACGACGCCTACCAGGTGGTGGCCGAGTGAGCCGCGCACGGGTCCCCGCCTGGCTGGCCGTCGCCCCCACCGGCTTCGTCCTCGCCTGGGGCGGGAACCACTTCACGCCGCTGCTGCACGTGTACGAGACCGTGGGCGGATACGCCCCGTGGCAGGCGAACCTGCTGCTGGGGATGTACGTGGTGGGCCTGATCCCGGGGATGCTGCTGGCCGCGGGACTCTCGGACCGTCACGGCCGCCGACCGGTCGCGATCGCGGGCCTGTTCGCCGCCGCGCTCGGCAGCATCCTGCTGGCGGCGAGCATGACGAGCTTCGTGCTGCTGTGCACCGGGCGCGTGCTCGCCGGGATCGGGGTGGGCGTGGGCATGTCGGTGGGCTCGAGCTGGATCAAGGAGCTCTCCTCCCCGCCGCACGATCACCGCGCGAGCGCGGCCGTCGGCGCGCGCCGCTCCTCGATGACCCTCACCCTGGGCTTCGCGCTCGGTGCGGGCGTGACCGGCTCGCTCGCCCAGTGGGCGCCGCTGCCCGGGCAGCTGCCCTTCCTCGCCCACCTCGCCCTGTGCCTGCTCGCCGCGCTCGCCCTGCTGGGCGCCCCGGAGAGCCTGCCGCGGGAGCTGCGGGCCCGGGGCTCGCTGCGGGAGGACCTGCGGGTCCCGGCCGCCGGGCACCCCACCTTCGTGCGCCTGGTGCTGCCGGCGGCGCCGTGGGTGTTCGCCGCGGCCGGGGTCGCCTACGCGATCCTGCCCACCACCGTCGAGGCGCAGATCGGGGACGCCGCGACGATCTACGCGACCGGGCTGACCGTGCTCACCCTGGGCATCGGCGCCCTCGCACAGGGCACGGTGGGCCTCCTGGACCGCCTCACCCGCGGCCGCGCTCTCGTGGTGGGCATGGCCGGGATGAGCGCCGGCATGATCCTCGCCGCCGTCGCCGCCGAGCTGCGCCACCCCGTGATGGTGGTGGCCGTGGCCGCGCTGCTGGGCGCCTCCTACGGGGTGTGCGTGGTGGCGGGCCTGGTGATCGCGCAGTCGCTCGCCACACCGCGGGATCTCGCCGGGATCACCGGGGTCTACTACTCGCTGGCCTACACCGGGTTCCTGCTGCCCACGGTGCTCGCGGCGCTCACGCCCGTCCTCCCCTACACCGGGGGCCTCGTGATCGTCGCGGCGGTGTGCGTGCTGTGCCTGACGGCCGTGACCTGGGGGCTGCGCCGCCCGCTCCCCCGACCGTCGGAGGGCATCCGCACGGATGACGTCGAGGAGGAGGCACTCGAGCCCGAGGTGGCGGCGATCGGCGCGTCCTGACGCCCCGCCCTCACCGCATGGTCGCGGCGAGCTCCGCCTCGCTCAGCACCCGGTCCGCGAGGACCAGGCGCACGGCCGACGGGTCGGGGTTGCCGGCGTCGGGACCGCGGTGGCGCAGCGCCAGTCCGACCTTCTCGGCGACCGCGGCGGAGCCGGGGTTGTTCTCGAGCAGGTAGGCGACTACCGGCAGCTCGGGACGACGCTCCCGGGCGGCGTCGACCGCGGCGGCAGCCAGCTCGGTCGCGAGCCCGCGGCCCTGCGCCTCGGGGGCGAAGCGGTAGCCGAGGTTCCAGAACGCGCCCTGCCGCACCGCGCAGCCGCCGTGCCCCACCACCGTGCCGTCCTCCCGTGCCACCCAGGCGCCGAGCCCGTGCTCGTGCCAGTCGGCGAGCCAGCCCGCCAGAGCCTCCCGCGTGGTGGCGAGGTCGGCGAAGCGGCCGCTGGGCAGGTGGGTCCAGGTGCGGGCGTCGGAGTAGATCCGGTGGAGATCCTCCAGGTCGGCGTCGCCGGGAGGGTCGAGCTGCAGCCGGGCGGTGGTGATCATGGGGTCCTCCTCCGGGCCGTCGACGGTGAGCGGAACGGCCACTGCGTGGACGGTAGCCTCTCGCCACGACGGACGAGACCGCACCGAGTCACCGCCCGCCCTCGAGCCCCGGATCCGATGAAGGGACCCTGACATGGCCGTTTCAGCCTCTTCCTCACTGCCGCCCGGGCTGTCCCTGCTGTGGGAGAGCGCCGACGAGCGGGCGGCGCTGCGCGACCGCTTCGGCTTCGCGGATGCCGGTGAGGCGACCGACTGGCTCGTCGCCACGCTCCACGAGCACTGGGGCCTCACGGTCCGCTCCTGCCGTCGCCTCACCATCAGCGACCACAATGCGATCGCGTGGGTAAGCACCGACCGCGGTGAGCTGGTGGCGAAGTGGTCCCGCGAGGAGCGCCTGTTCCCTCGCCTCGAGGCGACCACCGGGCTGATCACGACGCTCGAGGAGCAGGGGATCCCGGTCGCCTCCCCGCTCCCCTCACAGGACGGCGCCGTGCGCGTGGTCGCGGATGGGCCCATCGGGCCGCTTTCCGTCGCGGTGCTCCCCGAGATCGCGGGGACCTGGCTGGACGTGGCGGACCTCGACGCGGTGCGCACCGTCGGCGCCTGCCTCGCGCGGATGCACGAGGCCCTCCGCGAGCTCGACCTCCCCACGCTCGAGGGACGGCCGCCGCGCCCGGCGCGCGAGCGGATGCAGACCTGGCTCGAGGGACGCGACCACGGCCGCGCCCCGTCGGCCTCGGCCCGACTCGCCGCGCTGGTCGCGGACCTTCCGGACCTCGCGGATGCCCCGCAGCTCGTCCACGGGGACGTACGCGCCGCGAACCTGCTGATGCAGGGCGGGGAGGTCGCCGCGGTGCTGGACCTCGACGAGGTGCGCACCGATCACCGGGTCGCGGAGCTCGCGCAGACGAGCGTGCTGCTGGGGACCCTGTTTCGCGACTGGCGGCCGACGCCCGCCCCTGCGCGACGGGCGCTGCGCGAGGGCTACGAGCGGATCCGCCCGCTCGGCGACGCGGAACGCGCCTGGCTCGAGGCTCTGACCCTGTGGATCGCGCTCGCCACGTTCCCCGACGCCGAGCACCCCGCCCCCGCATGAGCCCGCTCTCCCCCGCGCGCCCGTCGGCCCCGCGGTGGGGCACACTGGCGCCATGGAGGAGACGAGCGGGGGGCGCCCGCTGCTGCACATCGGCGCGGTCGCGGAGCGCACGGAGCTCAGCCTGCGCACCCTGCGGCACTACGACGAGATCGGGCTGGTGCATCCCTCCGAGCGCAGCGAGGGCGGGTTCCGCCTGTACTCCGAGCAGGACGTCGAGCGGATCCTGCTGATCCGGCGCATGAAGCCGCTGGACTTCTCGCTGGAGCAGATGCGGGAGCTGCTGGACATCACCCATGACGTCGCCAAGCCGGATCCGCCGCCGGAGGCGCGCGAGAAGCTGCGCGAGCTGGAGGCGATCGCGCTCGAGCGACGCACCGCCCTGGAGCGGAAGGTCGCGATGGCCGACGAGTTCCTCGACCGCCTGCGCGCACTGTCCTCCGCCCGCCCGACGGACTGAGCCGCGTGCGATCCGGGTCACGGCCCGTATCGCCCCCGCCGAACCTCACGTAACGTGAGGGTTGCACCGCGGTCCTCACGGAGACGTTCCGTGCCTCCGGGCCGCCCTCCCCACCCCACACGTCAGGATCCCCCCGTGACCTCCTCCCCCACGGCGCCCGCTGACAGCGCGCCCCAGCACTCGCAGTCCCGGCCCGCCACGGTCCGCGCCGCCCTGAGCGATCCCCGACAGCTGAGGACCGAGATCCTCGGCGGCCTGGTGGTCGCCCTCGCCCTGATCCCCGAGGCGATCTCCTTCTCGATCCTCGCCGGCGTCCCGCCCCAGGTGGGCCTGTTCGCCTCGTTCACGATGGCGGTCACGATCGCCGTGGTGGGCGGCCGGCCCGCCATGATCTCCGCCGCCACCGGCGCGGTGGCCCTGGTGGTCGCGCCGGTGGTGGTCGAGCACGGGCTCGACTATCTCCTCGCCACCGTGATCCTCGCCGGCGTGCTGCAGGTCGTGCTCGCCGTGCTGGGCGTGGCGAAGCTGATGCGCTTCATCCCCCGCTCGGTGATGACCGGGTTCGTCAACGCCCTGGCGATCCTCATCTTCACCGCCCAGCTGCCGCACCTGTTCGGCGAGGACATCCCCTGGATCGTCTACCCGCTGGTGGCGGCGGGCCTGGCGATCATGGTGCTGATGCCCCGGTTCACCACCGTGGTCCCGGCGCCGCTGATCGCGATCATCGTCCTCACGATCGCGGTGGTCGCGTCCGGCTGGACCATGCCGAACGTCTCCGACCAGGGCGAGCTGCCCGAGTCGCTGCCCGCGCTGCTGATCCCGGAGGTCCCGCTCACCGTCGAGACGCTGCGGATCATCGCGCCGTACGCGCTGGCGATGGCGGTGGTGGGGATCATGGAGTCCCTGATGACGGCCAAGCTGGTCGACGACATCACCGACACCCACTCGAACAAGACCCGCGAGACCTGGGGCCAGGGCGTCGCGAACCTCGTCACCGGCTTCTTCGGCGGCATGGGCGGCTGCGCCATGATCGGCCAGACCATGATCAACGTGAAGCAGTCCGGGTCCCGCACCCGGCTCTCCACCTTCCTGGCCGGGGTGTTCCTGCTGATCCTGGTGGTGGTGCTGGGGGACATCGTGGGGCTGATCCCGATGGCCGCCCTGGTCGCGGTGATGATCATGGTCTCGGTGGGCACCTTCGACTGGCACAGCATCCGCCCCTCCACGCTGCGCCTGATGCCGTGGTCGGAGACGGCGGTCATGCTGGTCACGGTGATCGCCACGGTGATCACCCACAACCTCGCCATCGGCGTGGTGCTCGGCGTGCTCGCCGCGATGGTGCTGTTCGCCCGGCGGGTGGCCCACCTGGTGCGGATCGACGCGGTGTGGGAGTCCGACGTGGACGACGACGGCGCGATCGACATCCGCCGCTACGCCGTCACCGGCGAGCTGTTCTGGGCCTCCAGCAACGACCTCGTCTACCAGTTCGACTACGCCGGCGACCCGGCCGTGGTGATCATCGACCTCACCGCCGCGGACGTCTGGGACGCCTCCACCGTGGCGAGCCTCGACGCCGTGCAGTCCAAGTACGCCGAGCGCGGCAAGGAGGCCCGGATCATCGGGCTGGACGGCGCCAGCCTCGAGCGGCTCGAGAAGCTCTCGGGCAATCTCGGCGCGGGGCACTGACGGTGAGCACCACCGCCACGCAGCCCGCCGACGCCCCCGCCCCGGCCCGTCGGCGGCCCGGGCTCACCTCCCGCCACCTCCACTTCATCGCGCTCGGCTCCGCGATCGGGACGGGCCTGTTCTACGGCTCGGCCGGCGCGATCCAGGCCGCGGGCCCCTCGGTGCTGCTGGTGTACCTGCTGGGCGGCGCGGTCGTGTACTTCATGCTGCGGGCGCTGGGCGAGATGGCGGTGCGGATGCCGATCCCCGGCTCTTTCGCCGAGTACACGCGCCGCTTCCTGGGCCCCTGGGCCGGGTACCTCACGGGCTGGATGTTCGCCTTCGAGATGCTGATCGTGTGCCTGGCGGACCTCACCGCGATCGCGATCTACATGCGCTTCTGGTTCCCGGACACCGCCCAGTGGCTCTGGGTGGCGCTCACGCTGCTGATCGTGGGCGCGGCGAACCTGGCCAGCGTGCGCTGGTTCGGCGAGCTCGAGTTCGCCTTCACGATCGTGAAGGTGGGGGCGGTGATCGCGATGATCGCGGGCGGCGCGGCGATCCTCGCGTTCGGCCTGGGCGATCCCTCGACGCCGACGGGCCTGGAGAACCTCACGGCCGACGGGGGCTTCCTCCCGCACGGCCCCGGTGGGATGATCAGCGCGTTCATCCTGGTGCTGTTCGCCTTCGGCGGCACCGAGATCATCGGCGTGGCCGGCACCGAGGCGGAGGACCCCGCCCGGGCCGTCCCCAAGGCCGTGAACACGGTGCCGGTGCGGATCCTGCTGTTCTACGTCCTCGCGATCGGGGTGATCCTGCTGATCACGCCGTGGCCGCAGATCACCGGGGAGCAGTCCCCGTTCGTGCAGATCTTCGACACGCTCGGCGTGAACTGGGCGGCGGCGCTGCTCAACGTCGTGGTGATCACCGCGGCGCTCTCCGCGATCAACGCGGACCTCTTCGGCGCCGGCCGCGTCGTCGCCGGGATGGCGCGGCAGCGTCTGGCCCCCGCGGCCCTGTCCCGCACGGTGCGCGGGGTGCCGGTGGTGACCACCCTGGCGATGCTCGGCGTGCTGGTCGTCGGCGTGGTGCTGAACTGGGCGCTGCCGGAGAGGGTGTTCACGATCGTCGCCTCGCTCGCCACCTTCGCCACCGTGTTCGTGTGGCTGATGATCCTGCTCGCCCAGGTCGCCTCCCGGCGCGGCATGAGCCGCGCCGAGCGGGACGCGCTGCAGTTCCCGGTGCCTCTGTGGCCCTACGGCCAGGTGTTCGCGATCGTGTTCATCCTGTTCACCTTCGGGATCATGGTGTGGATCAGCGAGTACCACCTGGCGCTGCTGACGGGCGTGGCCTTCGTGGCGCTCATGAGCATGATCTATGTGGTCACCGGTCGGCGGCCCCTCCCACAGGGCTGACCCGCCGGGCCCGGGGACATCTCCTGTCCGCGCAGAGCGGTTCGCTGGCGACAGACCGGCTGGCGGCCCCGACAGAGACCTGACCCCAGGGTTCAGCCGTCGCAGAGCGAGGCGTCAGCCGTGCGGGTGGTCGCGCCGTCCACCGAGGGGGAGTGCGAGCTGGTCGCGGTCGGCGTCTCGGCGCGCGGCGTGATGTTGCCCGCGGCATCGGACCCGGTGAGCTCGCCCTGCTCCTCGTCGTCATGACCCGCCTCGTCGGCCGGGACAGCCGGCTCGTCGGCCGCGAGAGCCTCGAACACCAGGCCGGTCGACGCCGAGGGCACGACGCGATTGCGGTCCGTGGGCGCCGGCTCCCAGGGCATCGTGAGGAAGGTGATGTGTTCGGGGTCCACCCGGTTGACCCGCTTGCCGAGCCCGGCGAGGTCCGAGGCCCGGCTCAGCCCAGGATCCACCGTCAGTGAGGATGTGGTCGCGTCGAGAAAGTCGTAGAGCCGGTCGGGGCGGGCGAGAATCCGCAAACTGCTCACCTCCTGCACCACCGCGGACATCACCTTCTGCTGGTGGCCCAGACGCGCGATGTCGCTGCCGTCGCCGATTGCATGGCGGGTGCGGGCCAGGGCCAGGGCGTCCTTCCCGTGGACGATCTGCTCCCCCGCGGGGAGGTCGAGATCGGCGCGCGAGTCCTGGAGCTCATCGGGCAGGCAGATGTGCAGCCCGCCTAGCGCGTCGACCATCTCGATGAACCCCTCGAAGTCCAGCTCCACGAAGTGATCGACGTGCACGCCGGTCAGCTCCTCCACGGCGGCGACTGAGCAGGCCGGGCCGAAGTTCAGGGCGGAGTTGAGCATGCCGCGTCCGCCGGCGAAGCCGCCGCTGCCGGTGTCGGCGCAGGCGGGTAGGTCCATGAGGGTGTCGCGCGGCAGCTGCAGCGCGTCAATCCGGTCGTCGTCGGCGGAGAGGTGCGCGAGCACCATCGCGTCGCTGCGCCGGGAGCCGTCGCCCGGCCCGAAGTCGTCCCCCGCCAGATCGCGGCTGTCCGAGCCGAGCAGCAGGATGTTGAGCGCACCGTCGCTCTCGTGCGAGGCCGATTCCTCCCCTGGCCGCAGCGGCGCGGTGGCGATGTTCTTCTCAAGATGGCCCACGGTCCCCGCCAGTCCGAGGGTCACTGCGACCACGACGGCCATGGCCAGCGCCGCGAGAGCAGCAAGGACCCTCCCGCGCCGGTACTGCAGCCTCGGCCGCTCCCGGCGGTGCGACCTCGGGGCGGATCGGCGCAGCGGTCGGCGTCCTCTCGGGGCGTGCTCCACGGTCGCTGACACCTCCTTCTGCTCGTCGTGCATGGTCAGCCGACCAGGTGATCATGGGCGGGCCCGGAACTCCAATAGCTTCGGCGGGAGGATCCATGCAGTGTCCCTATGCGTCTCCTCCCGGGCCAGGCCAGGTGCCCGCTCCCTGCTCGACGAGCGCGAGGAACTCGTGCAGCGCCGGGTTCGGGAGCTCGTCGGGACGGTGGATGATGCCGAGGGAGCGGTGCACCGGAGGATCCAGGGCGACCGCGACCCCGCCGAAGGCGGTCGCGGTGCGGGCGAGCGCAGTGGGCACGACGGTGAGGCCGTCGGCCGCGAGTGCCAGGGGGACCAGGCTGTCACGCTGGGTGGTGGTGATCCTGTGCGCGGGGAGGGCGCCGAGACCGCGTATTGCGGTGTCGGCGAGCTGACGGATCGAGGTCCCCCGCGGGAGGGTGATCAGGGCCCTCGAGGTGACGTCCCGAGGGGTCAGCGGGCCTCCTGCACCGCCGGGGCGCGCCCCAGCGGGGAGTACGGCCGCAAACTCCTGGGCGGGCAGCGGGATCGCGGCGAGATCGCCCGGCACCCGGTCGGCCACGCCGATGGCGGCGTCGGCCCGCCCTACCCGGACCGCTTCGACCAGCTCCTGCGCATCGTCGACCGTGGAGACCTCGATCCGCACCCCGGGGTGCGCCCGGTGGAAGCGCCCGAGGTGGTCGGGTAGCTCGGTCGCGACGAGTGAGGGCAGCCCGGTCACGCGCAGCGAGCCCGCGGTGAGCATCCGGGCCGCGCCCGCCATCGCCTCGATGGAGCTCAGCTCCGCCAGGGCGCGGCGTCCGGCGGTGACGACCCCGCGCCCTGCATCGGTGAGCTCCATCCGCCGGCCGACGGGGACGAACATCCGGGTGTCGAGCACCTTCTCGAGGGCGTGGATGCGGCGGGAGAGCGAGGGCTGGGAGATCCGCAGGACGTCCGCGGCGGCGGTGAAGGACCCGTGGTCGATCACCGCGATCAGCGCCTCCACCTGTCCGAGGCTCGGGCCTCCCCGCGGCGTCGCAGGAACGTCCCCCTTGCCGGGGGCTGCGTGGGGGCGCGTCGGCGCCATCTCGGCCCCTTCCTTCCGTCCCGGCCGTGCGCCCGGATCGCTGCGCAGAGGATATCGAGGCGCCACCGATCGCAGCGGGCGCGGCGAGGTGCGCCCAGACGACACTCTTATAGATGTGACGCCTATCACTCTCGGCGGCCGTGAGGATCTGCCCGGTCGCGACGTCTTCCCTATGTCAGCATTCGCAGGCCCGTACGCACGGGCCGTCAGGAAGGAGACTCCCATGTCCGAGGCATCGATCCCCCAG encodes the following:
- a CDS encoding SulP family inorganic anion transporter, encoding MTSSPTAPADSAPQHSQSRPATVRAALSDPRQLRTEILGGLVVALALIPEAISFSILAGVPPQVGLFASFTMAVTIAVVGGRPAMISAATGAVALVVAPVVVEHGLDYLLATVILAGVLQVVLAVLGVAKLMRFIPRSVMTGFVNALAILIFTAQLPHLFGEDIPWIVYPLVAAGLAIMVLMPRFTTVVPAPLIAIIVLTIAVVASGWTMPNVSDQGELPESLPALLIPEVPLTVETLRIIAPYALAMAVVGIMESLMTAKLVDDITDTHSNKTRETWGQGVANLVTGFFGGMGGCAMIGQTMINVKQSGSRTRLSTFLAGVFLLILVVVLGDIVGLIPMAALVAVMIMVSVGTFDWHSIRPSTLRLMPWSETAVMLVTVIATVITHNLAIGVVLGVLAAMVLFARRVAHLVRIDAVWESDVDDDGAIDIRRYAVTGELFWASSNDLVYQFDYAGDPAVVIIDLTAADVWDASTVASLDAVQSKYAERGKEARIIGLDGASLERLEKLSGNLGAGH
- a CDS encoding MFS transporter yields the protein MSRARVPAWLAVAPTGFVLAWGGNHFTPLLHVYETVGGYAPWQANLLLGMYVVGLIPGMLLAAGLSDRHGRRPVAIAGLFAAALGSILLAASMTSFVLLCTGRVLAGIGVGVGMSVGSSWIKELSSPPHDHRASAAVGARRSSMTLTLGFALGAGVTGSLAQWAPLPGQLPFLAHLALCLLAALALLGAPESLPRELRARGSLREDLRVPAAGHPTFVRLVLPAAPWVFAAAGVAYAILPTTVEAQIGDAATIYATGLTVLTLGIGALAQGTVGLLDRLTRGRALVVGMAGMSAGMILAAVAAELRHPVMVVAVAALLGASYGVCVVAGLVIAQSLATPRDLAGITGVYYSLAYTGFLLPTVLAALTPVLPYTGGLVIVAAVCVLCLTAVTWGLRRPLPRPSEGIRTDDVEEEALEPEVAAIGAS
- a CDS encoding PadR family transcriptional regulator, encoding MSTSHALLGLLDRAPAHGYTLKHDYDTLLSPGKPLAFGQVYASLSRFERQGWAEQTTVESGSGPERKLYRITADGVHVLDDWLFTPQEAGAFSSSTLFARVSVALLSGRDAHDVLDRQRTSHMERMRSLTARRRDADPALMLALDYELAHLDADLRWILDAGERLAAMRERLTRGAGGTA
- a CDS encoding phosphotransferase, which translates into the protein MAVSASSSLPPGLSLLWESADERAALRDRFGFADAGEATDWLVATLHEHWGLTVRSCRRLTISDHNAIAWVSTDRGELVAKWSREERLFPRLEATTGLITTLEEQGIPVASPLPSQDGAVRVVADGPIGPLSVAVLPEIAGTWLDVADLDAVRTVGACLARMHEALRELDLPTLEGRPPRPARERMQTWLEGRDHGRAPSASARLAALVADLPDLADAPQLVHGDVRAANLLMQGGEVAAVLDLDEVRTDHRVAELAQTSVLLGTLFRDWRPTPAPARRALREGYERIRPLGDAERAWLEALTLWIALATFPDAEHPAPA
- a CDS encoding FtsX-like permease family protein, with amino-acid sequence MGTALQLGWQLATRATGHGRLRSAIMALVAAAGTLAVLALGRLVLATADTSDASVMLGGESLVYSRALTGGVLLAVVLPVLVTAFAAGRMSAALRARRLERLRLLGMSRRSLALVGLGETAPWALGGWAAGMLLAAVLGPALSRLPGADGVSQAGSAFLLAAGLAVPMMIELGALGPGLLRARAHRVRARTGVDASPSPLRVLPLLAGIALLLVARQEQLGNGAVIPAFLGGAALAALGTVLLTPLLVRALSWTLVRREPPSATIAARRLQAQPAVQTRIIGALMIGLVVATAAQGLIAVVEQLPQYRAVEHAREVEARAESFAVPAGTTAASLRSELAEVEGIREIAVVQEALAPGLPGPEPFPEEGTSVVVSTCAELLIIQPSLEGCRDDVPQWILYPPIPDMSVPQEGEAELRGTFDDSGEIGPHIATVHVDETTATIGPLAGPWQNPDLAGRLYVPRGLLTEAEVGALDSVRATVVADPRDDLVGELRAAGFTAHAGYDAAEFERWEHVIAMTRLLTLVVLALGLGGFLLSLTDRMLERRTELAHLRLLGTPVSTLRRAQALEIALPLLLGVLLAVAVGSLIADGYVTLGNRGADAETAVRLAQGYQVVPVLGAAIGAGVIVAVSSLGLGARLRPEMLRRP
- a CDS encoding MerR family transcriptional regulator; amino-acid sequence: MEETSGGRPLLHIGAVAERTELSLRTLRHYDEIGLVHPSERSEGGFRLYSEQDVERILLIRRMKPLDFSLEQMRELLDITHDVAKPDPPPEAREKLRELEAIALERRTALERKVAMADEFLDRLRALSSARPTD
- a CDS encoding amino acid permease — encoded protein: MSTTATQPADAPAPARRRPGLTSRHLHFIALGSAIGTGLFYGSAGAIQAAGPSVLLVYLLGGAVVYFMLRALGEMAVRMPIPGSFAEYTRRFLGPWAGYLTGWMFAFEMLIVCLADLTAIAIYMRFWFPDTAQWLWVALTLLIVGAANLASVRWFGELEFAFTIVKVGAVIAMIAGGAAILAFGLGDPSTPTGLENLTADGGFLPHGPGGMISAFILVLFAFGGTEIIGVAGTEAEDPARAVPKAVNTVPVRILLFYVLAIGVILLITPWPQITGEQSPFVQIFDTLGVNWAAALLNVVVITAALSAINADLFGAGRVVAGMARQRLAPAALSRTVRGVPVVTTLAMLGVLVVGVVLNWALPERVFTIVASLATFATVFVWLMILLAQVASRRGMSRAERDALQFPVPLWPYGQVFAIVFILFTFGIMVWISEYHLALLTGVAFVALMSMIYVVTGRRPLPQG
- a CDS encoding ABC transporter ATP-binding protein, which codes for MSAAHSATAPTGAPRESGSGPVAALHEVAFAYGAEPALRGVDLTLTPGERAAIMGPSGCGKSTLLHILAGVLRADAGTVEVLGEDLAALTERRRERLRLERIGMVFQFGDLIEELTLHENIALPLRLQGRSRAESGTLAHEVAERLGIADVAHRRAGEVSGGQAQRAAVARALAPRPPLVLADEPTGSLDTAAADAVMEAFTETVRELGQTVVVVTHDHRVAAHLDRLVTMRDGRVAG
- a CDS encoding GntR family transcriptional regulator → MPAPTLPWLDSLENRPIATQIAAATAHRITTGTIEPGELLREVEVAARHGASRTPAREAMLQLETWGLVRLIPKKGALVTTPTAREREELLSVRAMLEGHAVARIVPDESRREGLLQALAPVLEAQRTTVERPEEFAVHDYAFHLTLASHEGNRVVEEVLRSLGPRLFRLTHLAVLSPAAHLPDLHREHVELTDTVRHGDVTGFRAMIEEHLRTGHDAYQVVAE
- a CDS encoding GNAT family N-acetyltransferase, which translates into the protein MAVPLTVDGPEEDPMITTARLQLDPPGDADLEDLHRIYSDARTWTHLPSGRFADLATTREALAGWLADWHEHGLGAWVAREDGTVVGHGGCAVRQGAFWNLGYRFAPEAQGRGLATELAAAAVDAARERRPELPVVAYLLENNPGSAAVAEKVGLALRHRGPDAGNPDPSAVRLVLADRVLSEAELAATMR